The genomic segment CTGCCGGGCGGCCTGTTTGACGTGCTCGGGCGTGGGGGAGTCGGGCTCGCCCACGGCCAGGCTGATCACTGGCTTGCCCTGGGCCTTGAGTTCCTGGGCCTTGGCGTTGATGGCCAACGTCGCCGACGGCTGGATGCGGGAGAGCTTCAGGGAAATGCGCATGAGGGTCTCGCTGCTGGTTGGATGTGACGGGCGCGGGATGCCTTCGGGACAGTAGAGAAAAAAATGGAAACAGTAAATTCTTCGGCGCATCCCGGCCCCGTTCTCCTGCCGCTTTCCGGTCCGGCGCGGGTGGCCCGGCTCGTGGGGCGCAGGGCGCGCTTCCTCATGGACCTTGAAGACGGCGCGGGGGAACGCTTCACCGCCCACACCAACAACACCGGGACCATGCTGGGGCTTCTGCGCCCCGGCGCGCAGGTGCTCGCCACGCGGCGCGACACGCCCGGGCGCAAGCTGCCCTGGAGCGTGGAGGCCGTGCGGCCGGGCGCTTTCTGGGTGGGCGTGGACACCTCCGTGCCCACCCGGGCGCTGCGGGCCGCCTGGGCGGCCGGGCTTCTGCCCGAGACGGCCGGATACGAGACCTTCAAGGCGGAGCCGCGCTTCGAGGGCGGCCGCCTGGACGCCCTGCTGGAAGGACCGGCCGGGCCGCTCTGGGTGGAAACCAAGAACGTGACCCTGGTGGAGGACTGCCAGGCCCAGTTCCCGGACGCGCCCTCCGAGCGCGCCCGCAAGCACCTGACGGAGCTTTCGCGCCTGGCCCGCAAGGGGGAGCGCGCGGCGCTCTTCTTCTGCGTGCAGCGCCCGGACGCGCGGTGCTTCGGCCCGGCCTGGGCCGTGGACGAGGCCTACGGCCGGGAGTTCCACCAGGCCCTGGAGGCCGGCGTGGAGGCCTGGGCGTACGTTCTGGACGTGGGGGAGGACGGGTATCGCCTGGGCGGAAGGCTGGCGGTGGGGGGCGCGCCCTAGCCCTCGGCCTCGTGGTGCTCGCCGGGCTCGCCCTTCCTGAGCTTCTCCCCGTACTTCACCCGGGCCTCCCAGACCTTGTGGCCCACGCGCCGCCCCAGGTCGGCCTGGCGCGCCTTGAGGAGGGCCTCGGCGGCCTCGCGGTTGCCCTGGGACTTGAGCAACGTGGCGCTCTCCAGGTCTCGCAGGTATTTGGCGCACTCGTGCACCAGCCCCGTCAGGTCCAGTTCGTCGAGTTCCGCCGGGACGCGGACGCTTCGCACGCGGCGTTGCATGGCTTGCTCCTCCGTTGGATGAATCGTATTACGATACGTCACGCGAAAGGGCAAGGATTCCAGGACGCGCGCACCCCGCCGGGCCTTGCCCACCCCGCGCCATCAATGATACCGCCTGCAGAGGAGACGCGATGGCCCTGACACGCAACGACAAGCTGCTCATTCTGGGCGCGGTGATCCTGGCCGCCGTGGTGGTTGGCGGACTCGCCTGGTGGCGCGCCTCCTCCCAGGAGGCCCCCGCGCCCGTGCAGGAGGCGGCCCCGGCGCAACCTGCCCCGGCCCCCCAGCCCCAGGAGCCCCCCGCGCCCGAGCGCAAGGTGGCCTTGCCGCCCCAGGCCCCGGCCCCCGTGGTGGCCCCCCTGACCCCGCCCGCCGCGCCGGACAGATCCCTGGACACCATCTTCGCGGAGAAGCCCCAGCCCGAGCCGGAGCCTCTCCCGGCGCTTCTTCCGCCGCCGCCCCCGCCGCCTCCGGCCGAGCCCCCCAAGGCCCAGCCGGAACCGGCTCCCAAGCCCGAAATGCCCGCCGAGCGCCGCGCGAGGCAGGCCCTGGAGCGCAAGGCTCAGGCCGACGCCAAACAGGCCGAGGCCTCGGCCCGCAAGTCCCGCGAGGAAACCCTGCGCCGCGCCCAGGAAGAGTTGCGCAAGGCCGAGACCGACCTCAAGCGCGCCCAGGAGCGCCTGAAAAAGGAACAGGACAAGGCCCGCCCCGCCCAGCAGGGCCAGGCCCAGGAACCCCAGGCCCAGCAGACCCCGCCCCAGCCCGCTCCGGCGGCCCCCCAGGCCCCGGCCGCGCCCCAGGCCCAGCAGCAGGCCCCGGCCAAGGCCCCCGAGGCCAAGCCCAAACCCGAGCCCGAACGCCGCGTGGTGGACAAGCTTTCCGTGTTCGAGTCGCCCGAGGAGATCGTCTTCACCCTGCACGGCGCGCACACCCAGGCCAAGGCCGAGGCCATGCTCCTGGGAACGCCCTCCCGGCTGGTGATCGACCTGCCGGGACAATGGACCTACCAGCGCCCCGAAAAGCCCGCGGGCGGCCAGGTGCAGGCCATCCGCCTGGGCAGGCACCCGGACAAGCTGCGCATCGTCCTCGACCTGGCCCACCCGCCCAAGGGCGGCAAACGCCCTGCCGTGGAGAAAACCGCCGACGGCCTGACCATCAGGCTGGGCAAAGGACCCAACGGAGGAACGCCTTGAACAAGACGGCCCCCCTGCTCATTCTCGCGCTGGCCCTGACCCTCTGGGCCGCGGACGCCCCGGCCCTCCAGGAGCGCACGCTCACCGACGAGCCCACCGTGGAGAAGCCCCAGGCCCCGGCGCTCAAGGACCCCGCGCCCGCGCCCAAATCCGCGCCCGCGCCTGCCCCGGCCCCCGAGGCCAAGCCCGCGGCGGACGGCAAATCCCCCTTCAACTCCCAGGCCCCGGCCGTGGAGAAATACCCGCCCCCGCCCGCCTCCTACGGCAAGGGCTCCGGCGGCGCTCCCGGCGGCACCTGGACCCCCGGCGGCCAGCCTCCGGCCGCCGAGACCCCGGCCGAGCCCCCCGCTTCGGGCCAGGGCTCCGGGAGCCGCATCTTCGACATGCCCGAGGCCCGGCAGGTGACCACCTACTCCCGCAAGGAGGTGGACGAGCAGGTCATGGGCTTCTTCGAGGGCGGGGCCAGGGGCCTGGCCGACCTGATCTCCCGGGCCTTCGAGAAATACGGCGAGCCCACGGGCTTCATCAAAGGCAGCGAGGGCGCCGGCGCGCTGGTGGTGGGCTTCCGCTACGGCGAGGGCTGGCTCTACCTCAAGAACGGCCAGAAGGCCTACGTCTACTGGCAGAGCCCCTCCGTGGGGCTGGACCTGGGCGTCAACGCCTCCAAGGTGTTCTGCATGGTCTACGGCATGACCAGCGTCGACCAGATCTACCAACGATTCCCCAGCGTGGACGGCAGCGCCTACGTGGTGGGCGGCTTCGGCATGAACTACCAGCGCTCCTCCCCGGTGGTGCTGGCCCCCATCCGCTTCGGCGTGGGGCTGCGCCTGGGGGCCAACCTGGGCTACATGCACTTCACCAAGGAACGCACCATCAACCCGTTCTGATCCCCCGGCGGCGCGGCCCCTGTCGCGCCGCCGCCCCCCTGCCCGCCCCGAGCGGGCGCTCAGGACAGCAGGAACTCAAGCGTCATGATCGGCAAGGTAATCAAGGTGCTGGTCGTCACCGGCTTGCCGGACAGGGCCAGGGAACTGGCCGATGTGCTGCGGCGCGCGGGGGCCCCACTCCCGGCAACGGCCGCTAACCTCCAAGAGGCCCTGGACCGCGTGCTGCGCGACCCGCCCGGCGTGGCGCTCCTCGACCTCGACGATCCCTCCCTCGACGCCGCCCAGGCCTGCCGCGCCCTCAAGAACGGCCCGGGGATTGCCGTGGTGTGCGCCACGGCCCGCACCGACGCCCAGGCCCTGCGCGCCCTGGCCCAGGCCGATCCCGACGGGACGCTCCTCCTGCCCCAGGACCCCCGGCACACCCGCGCCGTGCTGGAGCTGGCCATCCTGCGCCACGCCGCCCCGCCCGGCCCCCCGTGCGACCCCGCCCCCCTGGAGGACGCCCTGCGCCGCCTCTCCCGCGAGATGAAGGAGCGCCGACGCGCCGAGGAGGCCCTGCGCCAGGCCGAGGAGCGCTACCGCACCATCGCCGACTTCACCCACGACTGGGAGTACTGGCAGTTCCCCGACGGCTCCCTGGCCTACGTCTCCCCCTCCTGCGAGCACATCACCGGCCGCTCGCCGGGGGCCTTCATGGCCAACCCGTCGCTGCTGGAAGCCATCATCCTGGAGGAAGATCTCCCCTCCTGGTACGCCCACCGCGACCACGTGCGCGCCGACCAGTCCTGCGGCAGGGCGCGCTTCCGCATCCGCCACGCGGACGGCTCCGTGCGCTGGATCGGACACGTCTGCCAGCCCGTCACCGGCAAGGACGGCCGCTTCGCGGGCACCAGGGCGAGCAACCGCGACATCACCCCCGAGGTGCGCGCCCTGGAGGAACTGCGCCGCCTGGAGGCCTGGCACAGGCTGCTCCTGGAAGCGCTGCCCGCCCCCATCTCGGTCACCACGCGCGAGGAGGGGAACGTCCTCTACATGAACCGCGCCTGCCGAGACCTCCTGGCTGTCCCCGCGCCGGACGCGAACCTCCGCATGTCGGTGAACTTCTACAAGAACCCCGAGGACCGCGCGGAACTCATCGCCACCCTGGAGCGCCACGGCAGCGTACGCCGCGAGGTGGAGATGGTCTCGGGCGACGGGCGCGTCTTCTGGGCGCTCATCTCGGCCGTGTTTTTGGATTACGGGGCCACGCGCGCCGTGTTCGCCGTCCTGCTCGACGACACCGAGCGCCGTCTGGCCCAAGAGGGCCTGCGCGAATCGCGCGACATCTTCTCCACGTTCATGGACCAGATCCCCGCCGTGGTCTTCCTCCAGGACCAGGACACCCGCGCGCAATTCATCAACCGCCACTTCCGCGACATGCTGGGCCCCGAGACGGACTGGAACGGCAAGACGCCCCAGGAGCTCTTCCCCGGCGAACTCGGCGAGGCCATGGCCCGCGACACCCGCGAAGCCCTGGCCGGCCGGGTGGTCGTTCGCGACGAACGCATCGGCGGCCGCGCCGGCGCCTCCCTGTGGCGCACCACCAAGTTCCCCATACTGCGCGAGGGCAAGGCCCCCCTTGCGGGCGGACTGGCCTGGGACGTGAGCGAACCCGCCGCCCTGAGCACCCTCGGCCGCGCCGTCAACCAGGCCGTCACCCTGGATGAGACCGCTCGGACAGCTGTGGAATCCGTGGCCGAACTGCTCAGCATGGACCTCGCCGTGCTCTACCTCCTGGACGGAGACCTGCTCCAGGCCCAGGCCCTCCAGACCAGCCTGCCCGGCTACTCCGATCCGGCCGCCTTGACCCACGCCCTCGGCGACTGCCTCTGCGGCCAGGCCGCCCAGGAACGCCACTCCCTCTTCTCGCGCGACATCCACGGCGACCGGCGCTTCACCCGCAAAGCCTGCACGCGCGGAGGGATCACCTCCTTCGCGGCCCTGCCCCTCTGGGTGGGCAGCGAACTCATAGGCGTGCTGGGCCTGGGCAGCGTGCGCCCACGCGACATGGAGGCCCGGGCCGAGCACCTGGAGTCCATGGCCTACGTGGTCTCTCTGGGCGTGCACAAGGCCCGGCTCTACGAAGAAGTGGCCCGCCAGGCCCGCGACCTGGACCTCAAGGTGGCCGAACGCACCGAGGAACTGCGCGTCACCAACCGCCAGCTGGAGCTTTACTCGGCGCGCGCCCAGGAGCTGGCCGCGCGCTCCGCCGCGGCAAGCCGCGCCAAAAGCGAATTCCTGGCCAAAATGAGCCACGAAATCCGCACCCCCATGAACGCAGTGGTGAACATGACCCGCCTCGTGCTCGATTCACCGCTCTCCCCCGAACAGCGCGAACGCCTGGACATGGTGGACCGCGCCTCCCATCACCTGCTGGGCATCATCGACGACATCCTCGACTTCTCCCGCATCGAGGCCGGGCACCTGATTCTGGCCAGCGAGCCCTTCGAGACCGCCCCGCTGCTGCACGCCTGCCTGGAGCCCTTCGAGCGCCAGGCCGCCCAGAAGGGCGTGTCCCTGGACGTCCGGCTGCACCCGGAGCTCCCCCGCGCGGCCAAGGGCGACCCGGGCCGCCTGCGCCAGATCCTCACCAACCTGGTGGGCAACGCCGTGAAATTCACCGCCTCGGGCAGCGTGACCCTCTCGGCCGAGGCCTGCCCCCTGCCCGGCGGCGACGATTTCGAGCTGCGCGCGCGGGTGACCGACACGGGCATCGGCATCTCCCCGGAGCTGCAGGAGCGCATCTTCGACCTCTTCCGCCAGGCCGACGACTCCACCAGCCGCAAACACGGCGGCACGGGCCTCGGACTCTCCATCGCGCGCCAGCTTGCGGAGATGATGGGCGGGAGCGTGTCCGTGCGCAGCGAGGAGGGCCGGGGCAGCGAGTTCACCGTGCGCCTGCCGCTGGGCGTCTGCGGCCCGGGCGAGAGGACCGTCCCCGCCACTGCGTCGCGGAAGGCCCTGCGCCCCCTGCCGCGACTGCGCGTCCTGGTGGTGGAGGACAACGAAGAGAACAAGAAGGTGGCCAAGGCCCTGCTGGAGAAACTGGGCCAGCGCACGGACATCGCCGGAGGCGGCGTCGAGGCCCTGGAGCGCCTGCGCCGCGAACCCTTCGACGTGGTGTTCATGGACGTTGAAATGCCCGGCATGGACGGACTGGAGGCCACACGGCGCATCCGCGCCGGGGAGGCCGGAGAGCCCGCGGCGGGCGTGCGCATCCTGGCCATGACGGCCCACGCCGTCTCGGGCTACCGGGAGATGTGTCTCGAAGCGGGCATGGACGGCTACCTCACCAAGCCCCTGGACCTCTCCCGGCTGGAGCAGGCCCTTGCCCAGGCGGCCGCCGCGCAGGGGCGGCGGACGTCCGGCCCGGCTCCGGAGCAGCCCGCGCAACCGATCCCGGAACCTGTCTCGCACGCGCCCCTGCCGGAAGCCGCCTTCGCACGGCTCCCAACCCTTGACCGCCAGGAGGCCCTGAGCCGCCTGGAGGACGAAGACCTCTTCCGGGAGGTGGCCCAGGTGCTGGTGGACGGCTTCGCGGAGCGGCTGGCCGCTCTGCGCGACCACCTCTCCTGCGGCCGCTCGACGGAGCTGGCCCTGGCGGCCCACGCCCTGAAGGGCGCGCTGGCCACCGTGGGCGCGGCGCGCTCGGCGGACCTTGCGCGGAGACTGGAGGAGGCCGCGCGGGGCAACACGCTGGAACAGGCCCCCTTTCTGGTCGAGGAGCTGGCCCAAGACTTCAAGGCTCTGTGCAGGCAGCTCGCGCCGGACGGCGTGAAAGCGCCCTGAAGTGCACTTTTCGCGTCGGCCTCTGAAAAAGTAGTTGCCAAGAGTCCGTGAAGAGGCTAATTGCTCACTTCCTCGTGCCGAGGTAGCTCAGTTGGTAGAGCAGGGGACTGAAAATCCCCGTGTCGGGGGTTCAACTCCCTCCCTCGGCACCACGAACATCAGGGGCTTGCGGGTTACACCGCGAGCCCCTTTCTCTTTGGGAGGCAATTTCCTCCCCGCCCTCTTTGCGCTTCGCGGCCCGCAAGACCCCCGGCAGGGTCAGGCAGGGACGCCTTGCAGGCCTACCGCTCCTTGCTGACGAAGCGCTCGTACATCTCCTTGCCTTTGTAGCCGTCGAAGTCCACGCGCACGAAATGATTGGTCTTGCCGCGCGACTGGCCGCGCAGGAGGCGGACCCCGGCGATGAGAACGATCAGGGCCAGGGCCACGAGCAGGAATGTCAGGATGTCGGGCATGGACTGATCGTATCAGGCCCGGGCCGGAAACGAAAGAAACTCCTCGCCGCGCCCCTGCCGCCGACGCACCCTGCCGCGTCCACGGCGGCAATTGCCGACGCACACATCGAAACCAAACGTCCGACACGGCAAGGTCGCCAGGATGCCGTGAGCCGACCGCTTCCGCCCGCACCCTCCCTTCAGGCCCGAGTGACAGTTTCCGTCCCTGTCGCCGCCGCGACGCGCTCCCACCAGCCAATTTTAACATAATTGTAAACCTTTCGTTTGACAGACGGCCAGGGGCGGGCGTAATCGGATATCAACAGCCCGAAACGCGCAGCGGCGGAGCCATTCCATGCGGATTGAAACAACAACAGACCGGAATTGCAGCACATCGTCATTTTTGACGATTGTGTGAAAGACAGCTCCGCCACCCGTCACAGAGTCCCACCCGTCAACGGCTCCAACCTCAAGGAAGGCTCCAATGCTCGCAACCGTCCGCTCCCTGGCGCTCTTGATGTTCCTGGTCCTCGCCCTCGCCCCGGCCGCCAAGTCCGCCGAACTGCTGGTCTACACCGCCCTGGAGGACGACCAGATCCCCGTCTACATCAAGAGCTTCAAGGAGAAATATCCCGACATCCAGCTGAAGTTCGTCCGCGACTCCACGGGCGTGGTCATCGCCAAGCTCCTGGCCGAAAAGGACAACCCCCAGGCCGACCTCGTGTGGGGCACCGCCGCCACCGGGCTCATCCTCCTGGAAGAGGCGGGGCTCCTGGAACCCTACGCCCCCAAGGGCCTGGAGCGCATCACGCCCCGCTTCAGGGACTCCAAGCCCGTGCCCTCCTGGGTGGCCAACGACATCTTCGAGACCGGCTTCTGCGTCAACGAGATGGAGCTTCAGGCCAAGAAGCTGCCCACGCCCAAGAGCTACCAGGACCTGATCAAGCCCGAATACAAGGGCCAGATCGTCATGCCCAACCCCGCCTCGTCGGGCACCGGCTACCTCACCGTCGCGGGCCTCATCTTCCTGCTCGGCGAGGAAAAAGGCTGGGCCTACCTGGACAAGCTCCACGACAACATCGCCATGTACACCCACTCGGGCTCCAAGCCCTGCAAGATGGCCGGCACCGGCGAGATCCCCATCGGCATCACCTTCGGCTACCGGGGCATCATGCAGAAGCGCAAGGGCGAGCCCGTGACCACCGTGTTCCCGGCCGAAGGCTCGGGCTGGGACTGCGAAGCCAACGCCCTCATCAAGAAGGCCGCCATGAAGCCCGAGGCCAAGCTGTTCCTGGACTGGGCCATCTCCGACCCGGCCATGCAGGAATACGCCAAGAGCTACCCCATCCTGGCCGCCAAGGACGTGCCGGGCCTCAAGCTGCCCGAAGGCTACCCCGCCGACCCGCTCAAGCAGCTCATCAACCTGGAAATGTCCTGGGCCGCCAAGAACCGCGCCAGGATCCTGGCGGAGTGGGAAAAGCGCTACGCCACCAAGTCCGAAGCCAAATAGCATCCCTTCAGCCGACCCGGGGCGCCCCGCGCCCCGGGAAAGGGCCACCCATGCGCACCCAAGAGAACCCTGCCTCCCCCGGCGTCCACCTGGAAGTGTGGGGCGTCAGCAAAAGCTACGGCCCGTTCACGGCCCTCAAGGAGATCAGCTTCAGCGTGGCCAGGGGCGAGATGGTCTGCCTGCTCGGGCCCTCGGGCTGCGGGAAAACCACGGCCCTGCGCATCATCGCCGGCCTTGAGGAGCTGGACTCCGGGCGCGTGTTCCTGGGCGGAGCGGACGTGACCGAGCTGCCCGTTTCGCAGCGCAACGTCGGCATCGTGTTCCAGTCCTACGCGCTCTTCCCCAACCTCTCGGTGGGCGACAACGTGGCCTACGGCCTGGTGAACAAGAGGCTGGCCAGGCGCGAAATCCGCCTGCGCGTGACGGAGCTGCTGGACCTGGTGGGCCTGCCCGGGCTGGAGTCCAAGTATCCGGCCCAGCTCTCGGGCGGCCAGCAGCAGCGCGTGGCCCTGGCGCGGGCCATGGCCCTCTCCCCGGACGTGCTCCTGCTGGACGAGCCCCTCTCGGCCCTGGACGCCAAGGTGCGCGCCCACCTGCGCGCCGAGATCAAGCGCCTGCAGCGTGAGTTCGGCGTCACCTCCATCCTCGTCACCCACGACCAGGAAGAGGCCATGACCATGGCCGACCGCATCCTGCTCATGGACCACGGGCGCATCGTGCAGAACGCCACGCCCGGGGAGCTCTACGACAGCCCGGCCACCCCCTTCGCCGCCGGGTTCCTGGGGACCATGAACTTCCTGCCCGTGGAGCGCGGCCCCCGGGAGGACACCGCCCGGCTGGGGAAGTGGGTCATGTCCCTGCCGGAGCGCGCCTGGCCCGACGCCCCGGCCGCCCTGGCCGCCATCCGGCCCGAGGACGTGGCCCTGGAGGAGACCGCCGGGGCCTTCGCGCCGGAGCCCAACGTGCTGGACGCACGGGTGGACTTCATGGAATTTCGCGGCGCCCTCTACCGCCTGAGCCTGCGCCTCGACGGCGTGGCGGGGGAGGGCGTGCTGCTCCATGCCGACGTCACGGCGCGCCAGGCCCGCCGCATGGGCCTTTCCGAGGGGATGGCCGTGCGGGCCTGCCTGCCCCTGGCGCGCCTGCGCGTCTTCCCGGCCGACCATGCCCCCGAGGCGAAGGACGCCGCATGAGCGGACCTTCCATCGCCCCGCTCCAGGCCCGGCACGTCCCGTCCCCGGCCGGATCGGCCCTGGCCGCGGCGCTGGCCGGGCGCGGCGTCAAGACCCTGTGCATCGTCGCGGTCCTGCTCTGGCTCACCGTCACGGTGGCGCTGCCCCTGGCGGGCCTGCTGGGCAAGAGCCTCTACGACCAGAAAGGGAACTTCACCGGGCTGGCCAACTTCCTGCGCTTCTTTTCCGAGCCGGCGCTGTTCTCCTCGCTCACCCACAGCCTGTGGGTCTCGACGATCACCACCCTGGCGGCCGTCCCCCTGGGCTTTCTCTACGCCTGGAGCCTGAACCGGACCACCATGCGCGGCAAGAAGTTCTTCCGCGCGCTGGCCATGGCCCCCCTGCTGGCCCCCACGCTGATGCACGGCATCGTGCTCATCTATTTGTTCGGCCGCAAGGGCCTGGTCACCACGGGGTTCTTCGGGGCCATCCCCGGCTGGGACATCGGGCTCTACGGCTCCACGGGCATCGTCATCGCCGAGGCCCTCTACGCCTTCCCGCCCTGCTTCCTCATCCTCTCCACGGCGCTTTCCCTCACGGACGCCAGGCTCTACGAGGCCGCCCGGGCCCTGGGGGCCTCCAGGTGGCGCATCTTCACCACCGTCACCCTCCCCGGCGTGAAATACGGCCTCATCAGCGCCGTGTTCGTGAGCTTCGTCTCCAGCTTCACGGACTTCGGAGC from the Fundidesulfovibrio magnetotacticus genome contains:
- the sfsA gene encoding DNA/RNA nuclease SfsA, encoding METVNSSAHPGPVLLPLSGPARVARLVGRRARFLMDLEDGAGERFTAHTNNTGTMLGLLRPGAQVLATRRDTPGRKLPWSVEAVRPGAFWVGVDTSVPTRALRAAWAAGLLPETAGYETFKAEPRFEGGRLDALLEGPAGPLWVETKNVTLVEDCQAQFPDAPSERARKHLTELSRLARKGERAALFFCVQRPDARCFGPAWAVDEAYGREFHQALEAGVEAWAYVLDVGEDGYRLGGRLAVGGAP
- a CDS encoding AMIN domain-containing protein, with the translated sequence MALTRNDKLLILGAVILAAVVVGGLAWWRASSQEAPAPVQEAAPAQPAPAPQPQEPPAPERKVALPPQAPAPVVAPLTPPAAPDRSLDTIFAEKPQPEPEPLPALLPPPPPPPPAEPPKAQPEPAPKPEMPAERRARQALERKAQADAKQAEASARKSREETLRRAQEELRKAETDLKRAQERLKKEQDKARPAQQGQAQEPQAQQTPPQPAPAAPQAPAAPQAQQQAPAKAPEAKPKPEPERRVVDKLSVFESPEEIVFTLHGAHTQAKAEAMLLGTPSRLVIDLPGQWTYQRPEKPAGGQVQAIRLGRHPDKLRIVLDLAHPPKGGKRPAVEKTADGLTIRLGKGPNGGTP
- a CDS encoding DUF1134 domain-containing protein, which encodes MNKTAPLLILALALTLWAADAPALQERTLTDEPTVEKPQAPALKDPAPAPKSAPAPAPAPEAKPAADGKSPFNSQAPAVEKYPPPPASYGKGSGGAPGGTWTPGGQPPAAETPAEPPASGQGSGSRIFDMPEARQVTTYSRKEVDEQVMGFFEGGARGLADLISRAFEKYGEPTGFIKGSEGAGALVVGFRYGEGWLYLKNGQKAYVYWQSPSVGLDLGVNASKVFCMVYGMTSVDQIYQRFPSVDGSAYVVGGFGMNYQRSSPVVLAPIRFGVGLRLGANLGYMHFTKERTINPF
- a CDS encoding response regulator, with translation MIGKVIKVLVVTGLPDRARELADVLRRAGAPLPATAANLQEALDRVLRDPPGVALLDLDDPSLDAAQACRALKNGPGIAVVCATARTDAQALRALAQADPDGTLLLPQDPRHTRAVLELAILRHAAPPGPPCDPAPLEDALRRLSREMKERRRAEEALRQAEERYRTIADFTHDWEYWQFPDGSLAYVSPSCEHITGRSPGAFMANPSLLEAIILEEDLPSWYAHRDHVRADQSCGRARFRIRHADGSVRWIGHVCQPVTGKDGRFAGTRASNRDITPEVRALEELRRLEAWHRLLLEALPAPISVTTREEGNVLYMNRACRDLLAVPAPDANLRMSVNFYKNPEDRAELIATLERHGSVRREVEMVSGDGRVFWALISAVFLDYGATRAVFAVLLDDTERRLAQEGLRESRDIFSTFMDQIPAVVFLQDQDTRAQFINRHFRDMLGPETDWNGKTPQELFPGELGEAMARDTREALAGRVVVRDERIGGRAGASLWRTTKFPILREGKAPLAGGLAWDVSEPAALSTLGRAVNQAVTLDETARTAVESVAELLSMDLAVLYLLDGDLLQAQALQTSLPGYSDPAALTHALGDCLCGQAAQERHSLFSRDIHGDRRFTRKACTRGGITSFAALPLWVGSELIGVLGLGSVRPRDMEARAEHLESMAYVVSLGVHKARLYEEVARQARDLDLKVAERTEELRVTNRQLELYSARAQELAARSAAASRAKSEFLAKMSHEIRTPMNAVVNMTRLVLDSPLSPEQRERLDMVDRASHHLLGIIDDILDFSRIEAGHLILASEPFETAPLLHACLEPFERQAAQKGVSLDVRLHPELPRAAKGDPGRLRQILTNLVGNAVKFTASGSVTLSAEACPLPGGDDFELRARVTDTGIGISPELQERIFDLFRQADDSTSRKHGGTGLGLSIARQLAEMMGGSVSVRSEEGRGSEFTVRLPLGVCGPGERTVPATASRKALRPLPRLRVLVVEDNEENKKVAKALLEKLGQRTDIAGGGVEALERLRREPFDVVFMDVEMPGMDGLEATRRIRAGEAGEPAAGVRILAMTAHAVSGYREMCLEAGMDGYLTKPLDLSRLEQALAQAAAAQGRRTSGPAPEQPAQPIPEPVSHAPLPEAAFARLPTLDRQEALSRLEDEDLFREVAQVLVDGFAERLAALRDHLSCGRSTELALAAHALKGALATVGAARSADLARRLEEAARGNTLEQAPFLVEELAQDFKALCRQLAPDGVKAP
- a CDS encoding putative 2-aminoethylphosphonate ABC transporter substrate-binding protein — encoded protein: MLATVRSLALLMFLVLALAPAAKSAELLVYTALEDDQIPVYIKSFKEKYPDIQLKFVRDSTGVVIAKLLAEKDNPQADLVWGTAATGLILLEEAGLLEPYAPKGLERITPRFRDSKPVPSWVANDIFETGFCVNEMELQAKKLPTPKSYQDLIKPEYKGQIVMPNPASSGTGYLTVAGLIFLLGEEKGWAYLDKLHDNIAMYTHSGSKPCKMAGTGEIPIGITFGYRGIMQKRKGEPVTTVFPAEGSGWDCEANALIKKAAMKPEAKLFLDWAISDPAMQEYAKSYPILAAKDVPGLKLPEGYPADPLKQLINLEMSWAAKNRARILAEWEKRYATKSEAK
- a CDS encoding putative 2-aminoethylphosphonate ABC transporter ATP-binding protein — its product is MRTQENPASPGVHLEVWGVSKSYGPFTALKEISFSVARGEMVCLLGPSGCGKTTALRIIAGLEELDSGRVFLGGADVTELPVSQRNVGIVFQSYALFPNLSVGDNVAYGLVNKRLARREIRLRVTELLDLVGLPGLESKYPAQLSGGQQQRVALARAMALSPDVLLLDEPLSALDAKVRAHLRAEIKRLQREFGVTSILVTHDQEEAMTMADRILLMDHGRIVQNATPGELYDSPATPFAAGFLGTMNFLPVERGPREDTARLGKWVMSLPERAWPDAPAALAAIRPEDVALEETAGAFAPEPNVLDARVDFMEFRGALYRLSLRLDGVAGEGVLLHADVTARQARRMGLSEGMAVRACLPLARLRVFPADHAPEAKDAA